TCTAGTCTCACCTCCAACCCATGAAACTCACCTCTACGTTCAAGGCTGCATTGCTTGCCTTCGGCACTGTTGCCGCGGTCACCGCCCAGGATACTCCCAAGGCTGTCGAGACGACCCCTGTCGCCGCTGCCGCTCCCAAATTCACCGAGCCCCAGTTGCTCGAAACCTTCGGCTGGTTCGTAGGCCGTCGCATGGGCCTGAGTGAACTCGGTTTCACCCCCGAGCAGACCGCCGCCATCATCAAGGGCATCCAGTCGTCGGCCACGGGCGCCGAAGCTCCTTACAAGATCGATGAAATCGGGCCCGAGCTCGATAAATTCATGCAGGCCAAACAGGCCGACTACACCGCCAAGCAGCGCACCAAGAGCGATGCCGCCAGCGCGAAGTTCTTCGCCGACATCAAGGAAAAGAAGGGCATCAAGTCCCTGACGGTTGATACCGCCAGCGGCCCGGCCACGCTTTATTACGAAATCCTCAAGGAAGGTTCCGGCGAATATCCGAAGGCCTCCAACGTCGTGAAAGTTCACTACACCGGCACGCTGGTGGACGGCACGGTGTTTGACAGCTCTGTCGAGCGCGGCGAACCCATCGAGTTCCCTCTCGGCGGCGTGATCAAGGGTTGGACCGAGGGCGTGCAGAAGATCAACAAGGGTGGTAAGATCAAACTCTACATCCCTTACCAGCTCGCCTATGGCGAAGAGGGTCGTCCTCCGACCATTCCTCCGGCCTCCACGCTGGTGTTCGAAGTCGAGCTCCTTGATTTCAAGGATGCTCCTTCCGCTCCGGCCGAGGCTGCTCCCGCCGCCGAGGCTCCGGCTTCGACCAACGGCATGTAATTGGCCAAACGCGGCGGCAACGCCGTGCCTTTGCTGAAGATCAGCCCTCCGCCGAAAGGCGGAGGGCTTTTTGTTACGCTCCTGTCACGCCGGCGAATCGGCTCGCTCACGCCGGCCGCTCCGTTTCGATCCTGATTTTTCATGAACATTGCGCTCGTCACCGAAACGTTTCCGCCGGAAGTGAACGGCGTCGCCATGACGCTCAGCCGTCTGGTGGGCGGGATGCGCGCGCGCGGACACACCGTCGACGTGGTGCGGCCCCGGCAGAAAGTAGAGGTCGCCGCCGGCGTCACGGACGCGGGTGAACTCGACTATGTGGTGCCCGGCGTGCCGATCCCGTTTTACAGCGCCTTGCGCATGGGACTGCCGGTAACCGGACAGTTGAAAAAACGCTGGCGTGAGCGTCGGCCCGACGTCGTCCATGTCGCGACCGAAGGACCGCTGGGCTTGGCGGCGTTGCGCGCGGCGCATCTGCTCAAGCTGCCGGTGACGTCGAGCTTCCATACGAATTTTCACCAATACGGCGGGCATTACGGCCTCACGCTGGGGCGCGATTTGGCGCTGCGCTATCTGCGATGGTTTCACAATCGCACGCGGTGCACGATGGTGCCGGCGTCCGACCTCCGCGCGCAATTGGCAAGCGATGGATTCGAGCGCCTCGTGGTGCTGGCGCGTGGTGTCGATGCGAAGTTGTTTTCGCCCGCGAAGCGCAACGATGCGCTGCGTGCGGAGTGGGGCGCTGCGGCGGACGACCCCGTGATGATTTATGTGGGTCGCATCGCGGCGGAGAAAAATCTCTCCCTCGCGGTGGAGGCGTTTCTGGCCCTGCAGGCAAAGTTACCGCGTGCGAAGTTCGTTCTGGTGGGCGACGGGCCGGAAAAGGCGTCGCTGGCAAAACAGTATCCACAATTCCACTATGCCGGCATGCGCCGGGGCGAGGAATTGGCGGCGCACTACGCGTCGGCCGATGTGTTTGCCTTTGCCAGCGTGACGGAGACGTTTGGCAACGTGGTCACCGAGGCGATGGCCAGCGGATTGGTGGTGCTGGCTTATGATTACGCAGCGACGCGCGAGCATGTGCGTGATGGCATTAACGGCTTCGCTGCGGCGTTTGCGAAACGTGAGGCGTTTCTCGCCGGCATGGATTTATTGCTGGCACGGCGGGGCGACTGGCCGCCGATTCGACTGGCGGCGCGAAAGACGGCGGAGGATATCACGTGGGATGCGATTTTCGATGTTTTTGAGCGCGAATTGGGCGCGGCGGCGACTCGCAGT
The sequence above is a segment of the Rariglobus hedericola genome. Coding sequences within it:
- a CDS encoding FKBP-type peptidyl-prolyl cis-trans isomerase yields the protein MKLTSTFKAALLAFGTVAAVTAQDTPKAVETTPVAAAAPKFTEPQLLETFGWFVGRRMGLSELGFTPEQTAAIIKGIQSSATGAEAPYKIDEIGPELDKFMQAKQADYTAKQRTKSDAASAKFFADIKEKKGIKSLTVDTASGPATLYYEILKEGSGEYPKASNVVKVHYTGTLVDGTVFDSSVERGEPIEFPLGGVIKGWTEGVQKINKGGKIKLYIPYQLAYGEEGRPPTIPPASTLVFEVELLDFKDAPSAPAEAAPAAEAPASTNGM
- a CDS encoding glycosyltransferase family 4 protein; this translates as MNIALVTETFPPEVNGVAMTLSRLVGGMRARGHTVDVVRPRQKVEVAAGVTDAGELDYVVPGVPIPFYSALRMGLPVTGQLKKRWRERRPDVVHVATEGPLGLAALRAAHLLKLPVTSSFHTNFHQYGGHYGLTLGRDLALRYLRWFHNRTRCTMVPASDLRAQLASDGFERLVVLARGVDAKLFSPAKRNDALRAEWGAAADDPVMIYVGRIAAEKNLSLAVEAFLALQAKLPRAKFVLVGDGPEKASLAKQYPQFHYAGMRRGEELAAHYASADVFAFASVTETFGNVVTEAMASGLVVLAYDYAATREHVRDGINGFAAAFAKREAFLAGMDLLLARRGDWPPIRLAARKTAEDITWDAIFDVFERELGAAATRSL